A genome region from Nicotiana tabacum cultivar K326 chromosome 13, ASM71507v2, whole genome shotgun sequence includes the following:
- the LOC107759315 gene encoding protein INCREASED RESISTANCE TO MYZUS PERSICAE 1: MILGKMGRRPSMRRTTSMTGITVDVVNAGEPEPSDVVDEFKVANGYDNNHNSIAIVLPRYYHQRSSSVGFQIEETAHFLKTCGLCNRRLAPGRDIYMYRGDTAFCSMECREQQLKKDERKEKLKIILSKKTENHHNHSELPLANSETSGKSESIAAV, encoded by the exons ATGATATTGGGGAAGATGGGACGACGTCCTTCAATGAGGAGGACGACGAGCATGACAGGGATAACCGTTGATGTAGTGAACGCCGGAGAACCAGAACCGTCTGATGTTGTTGATGAGTTTAAAGTTGCCAATGGATATGATAATAATCATAATTCCATAGCCATAGTTTTGCCGAGATACTACCACCAGAGAAGTTCAAGTGTAGGTTTTCAGATAGAAGAGACTGCTCATTTCTTGAAAACTTGTGGCCTTTGTAATCGTCGTTTGGCACCTGGTCGAGATATCTACATGtacag GGGAGATACTGCATTTTGTAGTATGGAGTGTAGAGAACAACAACTGAAAAAAGATGAAAGAAAGGAGAAGTTAAAGATTATCCTTTCAAAGAAGACTGAAAATCATCACAACCACTCAGAATTGCCATTGGCTAACTCTGAAACTTCTGGCAAGAGTGAAAGTATTGCAGCGGTTTGA